The following coding sequences are from one Agelaius phoeniceus isolate bAgePho1 chromosome 24, bAgePho1.hap1, whole genome shotgun sequence window:
- the TMEM269 gene encoding transmembrane protein 269, whose translation MWMVSPPVGIFQSTKKLVLSEQAGRGRALEFLRKNAANGISVANLLAGLSSILCSVNRQYQYSCWLLLLGFLLDLADGAVARQLDACSALGAKLDDFADFTTFGLGTALLLQPQGVLGGLLSLAYVLAVFARLCFFSSGIPFTYRGLPCPYASALLASTFLLSGGHVALLRVAAAAMTLFMADCGCYPHDRVLESQLWKKLVYAGGVVAVLLAPTAVAAVYCLAWATSYIVFPFALWSCKA comes from the exons atgtGGATGGTGTCACCGCCGGTCG GTATTTTCCAGTCCACCAAGAAGCTGGTGCTGAGCGAGCAGGCGGGACGGGGCCGGGCGCTGGAATTCCTCCGGAAAAATGCGGCCAACGGGATCTCCGTGGCCAACCTGCTGGCGGGGCTCTCCTCCATCCTCTGCAGCGTCAACAG GCAATACCAGTactcctgctggctgctgctcctgggcttcCTGCTGGATCTGGCTGATGGGGCCGTGGCCCGGCAGCTCGACGCCTGCTCGGCACTGG GTGCCAAGCTGGATGACTTTGCTGATTTCACCACGTTCGGGCTGGGCAcggcgctgctgctgcagccccagggcgtGCTGGGGGGGCTGCTGAGCCTGGCCTATGTGCTGGCTGTCTTTGCCCGCCTCTGCTTCTTCTCCAGCG GGATCCCCTTCACCTACCGAGGGCTGCCCTGCCCCTACGCCTCGGCGCTGCTGGCCAGCACCTTCCTGCTCAGCGGGGGCCACGTGGCCCTGCTGCGCGTGGCCGCGGCCGCCATGACCCTGTTCATGGCCGACTGCGGCTGCTACCCCCACGACCGGGTGCTGGAGTCACAGCTCTGGAAAAAACTGGTTTATGCTGGAG GGgtggtggctgtgctgctggcaccgACGGCGGTGGCTGCGGTTTATTGCCTGGCCTGGGCCACGTCCTACATCGTCTTCCCCTTCGCCCTCTGGAGCTGCAAGGCCTGA
- the SVBP gene encoding small vasohibin-binding protein: MDPGAGARKERPKPREPAARLEKAKQRSAQQELKQRQRAEIYALNRVMTELEQQQFDSFCKQMQGSGE; this comes from the exons ATGGATCCGGGCGCGGGGGCGCGGAAGGAGCGGCCGAAGCCGCGGGAGCCAGCGGCTCGCCTGGAGAAGGCCAAGCAGAGGTcggcacagcaggagctgaagcAGCGGCAGCGGGCGGAG ATCTACGCCCTGAACCGGGTGATGacggagctggagcagcagcagttcgACTCCTTCTGCAAGCAGATGCAGGGATCCGGGGAATGA
- the LOC129129829 gene encoding E3 ubiquitin-protein ligase TRIM62: MACSLKDELLCSICLSIYQDPVGLGCEHYFCRRCITEHWVRQEPQGTRDCPECRRTFPEPTLAPSLKLANIVERYSAFPLDAILGAQRSPFPCKDHEKVKLFCLTDRAVVCFFCDEPAVHEQHQVTNVDDAFEELQRELKEQLQGLQESERGHTEALQLLKKQLAETKSSAKSLRGTIGEAFERLHRLLRERQKAMLEELEADTARTLSDIEHKIQRYSQQLRKVQEGTQILQERLAEADKHVFLAGVASLSERLKGKIHETNLTYEDFPTSKYMGPLQYTIWKSLFQDIHPVPAALTLDPGTAHHRLILSDDCTIVAYGNLHPQPLQDSPRRFDVEVSVLGAEAFGAGVHYWEVVVSEKTQWMIGLAHEAVTRKGSIQIQPSRGFYCIVMHDGNQYSACTEPWTRLNVKGKLEKVGVFLDYDKGLLIFYNADDMSWLYTFRERFPGKLCSYFSPGQSHANGKNVQPLRINTVRI; this comes from the exons atggcctGCAGCCTCAAGGACGAGCTGCTGTGCTCCATCTGCCTGAGCATCTACCAGGACccggtggggctgggctgcgaGCACTACTTCTGCCGCCGCTGCATCACGGAGCACTGGGTGCGCCAGGAGCCGCAGGGCACCCGCGACTGCCCCGAGTGCCGCCGCACCTTCCCCGAGCCCACGCTGGCCCCCAGCCTCAAGCTGGCCAACATCGTGGAGCGCTACAGCGCCTTCCCCCTGGACGCCATCCTGGGCGCCCAGcgcagccccttcccctgcAAGGACCACGAGAAGGTGAAGCTCTTCTGCCTCACCGACCGGGCCGTGGTTTGCTTCTTCTGCGATGAGCCGGCCGTGCACGAGCAGCACCAGGTCACCAACGTGGATGATGCCTTcgaggagctgcag cgggagctgaaggagcagctccaggggctgcaggagagcgAGCGTGGCCACACGgaagccctgcagctcctcaagAAGCAGCTGGCTGAGACCAAG TCCTCAGCCAAGAGCCTGCGGGGGACCATCGGGGAGGCGTTTGAGCGGCTGCACCGGCTGCTGCGGGAGCGGCAGAAGGccatgctggaggagctggaggccgACACGGCGCGCACGCTCAGCGACATCGAGCACAAGATCCAGCGCTACAGCCAGCAGCTGCGCAAGGTCCAGGAGGGCACCCAGATCCTGCAGGAGCGCCTGGCCGAGGCCGATAAACACGTCTTCCTGGCTGGTGTGGCGTCCCTCTCAGAGAG GCTGAAGGGGAAGATCCACGAGACCAACCTGACCTATGAGGACTTTCCCACCTCCAAGTACATGGGCCCACTGCAGTACACCATCTGGAAATCCCTCTTCCAGGACATCCATCCTG tgccagcagcgcTGACCCTggaccctggcactgcccaccaCCGCCTCATCCTGTCGGACGACTGCACCATCGTGGCCTACGGCAACCTGCACCCGCAGCCGCTGCAGGACTCGCCGCGCCGCTTCGACGTCGAGGTGTCGGTGCTGGGCGCCGAGGCCTTCGGGGCTGGCGTGCACTACTGGGAGGTGGTGGTGTCCGAAAAAACCCAGTGGATGATCGGCCTGGCCCACGAGGCCGTGACCCGCAAGGGCAGCATCCAGATCCAGCCGAGCCGTGGCTTCTACTGCATCGTGATGCACGACGGGAACCAGTACAGCGCCTGCACCGAGCCCTGGACGCGGCTCAACGTCAAGGGCAAGCTGGAGAAGGTGGGCGTCTTCCTGGACTACGACAAGGGGCTGCTCATCTTCTACAACGCCGATGACATGTCCTGGCTCTACACCTTCCGGGAGAGGTTTCCCGGGAAGCTCTGCTCCTATTTCAGTCCTGGCCAGAGCCACGCCAACGGGAAGAACGTGCAGCCGCTGCGGATCAACACCGTCCGTATCtag